A window of Streptomyces gilvosporeus contains these coding sequences:
- a CDS encoding NAD-binding protein, whose amino-acid sequence MVVCGDDALAHRLAAELKDVYRERVTLVVPSAREPHRPRIPPPARALGRATALLGRMSAAMARTTLLPPEPAAADGADDGDDLPEEPVRILEAAEADDAVLTAADIAGAGALALVYDDDELNIHAALRARRLNPRLRLVIRLYNRKLGQHLEALLDQAATVASPGGDEAAQADASTTVLSDADTVAPALAATAVAGTSKVIEADGLLLRAVERAPVPPGRAAEPGLCTLAVLTASATDPAVTDPATVGSAATLPPAGDEGPVLLPDDETTAAAEGRGTIVLETVSYTGRTVRPRLLRGRGAPLASLFSRRLRWSLAGVVLAVLALAVASSLSTGEQPLHAAYLTLLDLFAIDDPALDEPLPRKIIQLLSALTGMLLLPVLVAAAFEGLGTFRSASALRRPPRGLSGHVVLLGLGKVGTRVLTLLHERGIPVVCIEADPEARGISVARRLRVPTVVGDVTHEGVLEAAKVDRAHTLLALTSEDTTNLEAALYARSVKPRLRVTLRLFDDHFATAVYRTLRAAHPRALTRSRSVSFLAAPAFAGAMMGRQILGAIPVERRVLLVARVGVRGHAALEGRTIGEVLRPGRLRVLAVDTSAPDETAEASAAAAPPPDGERAPALLVHELGDGYVLRPQDRVLLAATRQGLGDLLARRPRAAAGAGAEGDRTRRP is encoded by the coding sequence ATGGTGGTCTGCGGCGACGATGCGCTCGCGCACCGGCTCGCCGCGGAACTCAAGGACGTCTACCGCGAACGGGTGACGCTGGTCGTCCCGTCCGCCCGGGAGCCGCACCGGCCCCGGATCCCGCCGCCGGCCCGTGCGCTGGGCCGGGCCACGGCCCTGCTGGGAAGGATGTCGGCGGCGATGGCGCGGACGACCCTGCTGCCGCCGGAGCCGGCCGCGGCGGACGGGGCGGACGACGGCGACGACCTGCCCGAGGAGCCGGTACGGATCCTGGAGGCGGCGGAGGCCGACGACGCCGTACTGACGGCGGCGGACATCGCCGGGGCGGGCGCGCTGGCGCTGGTCTACGACGACGACGAACTCAACATCCACGCCGCGCTGCGCGCCCGCCGGCTCAACCCCCGGCTGCGGCTGGTGATCCGGCTCTACAACCGCAAACTCGGCCAGCATCTGGAGGCGTTGCTCGACCAGGCGGCGACCGTCGCGTCCCCGGGCGGCGACGAGGCCGCCCAGGCCGACGCCTCCACGACCGTGCTCTCCGACGCCGACACCGTGGCCCCGGCACTGGCCGCCACCGCAGTCGCCGGGACCAGCAAGGTCATCGAGGCGGACGGGCTGCTGCTGCGTGCCGTGGAGCGCGCGCCGGTGCCGCCGGGCCGAGCGGCCGAGCCCGGCCTGTGCACCCTGGCGGTGCTCACCGCCTCGGCCACCGACCCGGCCGTCACCGACCCGGCCACCGTCGGCTCCGCCGCCACCCTGCCGCCGGCCGGGGACGAGGGTCCCGTACTGCTGCCGGACGACGAGACGACCGCGGCCGCCGAGGGGCGCGGCACCATCGTCCTGGAGACCGTCTCCTATACGGGGCGGACGGTGCGCCCCCGCCTCCTGCGCGGCCGCGGCGCTCCGCTGGCCTCCCTCTTCTCCCGGCGGCTGCGCTGGTCCCTGGCCGGGGTGGTCCTCGCCGTCCTCGCGCTGGCCGTCGCCTCCAGCCTCAGCACCGGCGAACAGCCGCTGCACGCCGCCTACCTCACCCTGCTCGACCTGTTCGCCATCGACGACCCGGCGCTCGACGAGCCGCTGCCCCGCAAGATCATTCAGCTGCTGTCCGCGCTCACCGGGATGCTGCTGCTGCCGGTGCTGGTCGCCGCGGCCTTCGAGGGCCTGGGCACCTTCCGCAGCGCATCCGCCCTGCGCCGTCCGCCGCGCGGGCTGTCCGGGCACGTGGTGCTGCTCGGCCTGGGCAAGGTGGGCACCCGGGTGCTGACGCTGCTGCACGAGCGGGGCATCCCGGTGGTGTGCATCGAGGCCGACCCGGAGGCGCGCGGTATCTCCGTGGCCCGCCGGCTGCGGGTGCCCACCGTCGTGGGGGACGTGACCCACGAGGGCGTGCTGGAGGCCGCCAAGGTCGACCGGGCGCACACCCTCCTCGCCCTGACCAGCGAGGACACCACCAATCTGGAGGCCGCCCTCTACGCCCGCTCGGTCAAACCCCGGCTGCGGGTGACCCTGCGGCTGTTCGACGACCACTTCGCCACCGCCGTCTACCGCACCCTGCGCGCCGCCCATCCCCGCGCCCTGACCCGCAGCCGCAGCGTCTCCTTCCTCGCGGCCCCCGCCTTCGCCGGCGCCATGATGGGCCGCCAGATCCTCGGGGCGATCCCCGTCGAGCGGCGGGTGCTGCTGGTCGCTCGGGTCGGCGTGCGGGGCCATGCCGCCCTGGAGGGCCGGACGATCGGCGAGGTCCTGCGCCCCGGGCGGCTGCGGGTCCTGGCCGTCGACACCTCCGCGCCCGACGAGACGGCGGAGGCATCCGCCGCGGCGGCGCCCCCGCCGGACGGCGAGCGCGCGCCCGCGCTCCTGGTCCACGAACTGGGCGACGGCTACGTCCTGCGCCCCCAGGACCGGGTGCTGCTCGCCGCCACCCGCCAGGGCCTGGGCGATCTCCTGGCCCGCCGCCCGCGCGCGGCGGCCGGCGCCGGGGCCGAGGGCGACCGGACCCGGCGGCCGTGA
- a CDS encoding potassium channel family protein, with protein MRVAIAGAGAVGRSIAGELLENGHEILLIDKAPTAISVERVPLAEWLLADACEITSLDEAALQRCNVVIAATGDDKVNLVVSLLAKTEYGVPRVVARVNNPKNEWLFNEAWGVDVAVSTPRLMSALVEEAVSVGDLVRLLRFSHGDANLVELTLPPEAALAGTRVGDVEWPEDTSLVTIIRGTRVLTPNKEDALEAGDELLFVAAQSREEQLEDLLSMRRTDA; from the coding sequence ATGAGGGTCGCAATCGCGGGCGCGGGTGCGGTGGGTCGTTCCATCGCCGGTGAGCTGCTGGAAAACGGGCACGAGATCCTGCTGATCGACAAGGCGCCGACCGCCATTTCGGTCGAGCGGGTGCCGCTGGCGGAGTGGCTGTTGGCCGATGCGTGCGAGATCACCTCGCTCGACGAGGCGGCGCTCCAGCGCTGCAACGTCGTCATCGCCGCCACCGGTGACGACAAGGTCAATCTGGTGGTCTCGCTGCTCGCCAAGACCGAGTACGGCGTGCCCCGGGTGGTCGCCCGGGTCAACAACCCGAAGAACGAATGGCTGTTCAACGAGGCTTGGGGCGTGGACGTCGCGGTCTCGACGCCCCGCCTGATGTCGGCGCTGGTCGAGGAGGCCGTCAGCGTCGGCGACCTCGTACGGCTGCTGCGCTTCAGCCACGGCGACGCCAACCTCGTCGAGCTGACGCTGCCCCCGGAGGCGGCGCTGGCCGGCACCCGGGTCGGCGATGTGGAGTGGCCCGAGGACACCTCCCTGGTGACGATCATCCGCGGGACGCGGGTGCTCACACCGAACAAGGAGGACGCGCTGGAGGCGGGCGACGAGCTGCTGTTCGTGGCCGCCCAGTCGCGCGAGGAGCAGCTGGAGGACCTGCTGTCGATGCGGCGGACGGACGCCTAG
- a CDS encoding replication-relaxation family protein, with amino-acid sequence MREQILSVLAVHRAATTTQLNQLLTPSPDTYHLRHCLRDLHSKGLVYSQARAHHPSIWSLTGPGLQTVLTWPQFQGRRPYRAGAAISAMRSSHTLTVTRTALAFLNDAHARGDEFGAMDWMTEVAHPIRDGSAGGERALIADALLRYTRTSPTRALLRAFVEVDRATESSERLASKVITYARFHSHVPVAGRRGAGGDPTGLRPWQRSYAVFPRLLFVLTGAGPRALAQRVADLRAMVCEHPLTEQFAEEVAVGAAVLEEMEERGPSAAVWWPLDGRPGRCSWMEL; translated from the coding sequence GTGCGGGAGCAGATCTTGTCCGTGCTGGCCGTTCACCGCGCGGCCACGACCACCCAGCTCAACCAGCTACTGACGCCATCCCCTGACACCTACCACCTGCGCCACTGCCTGCGCGATCTACACAGCAAGGGGCTGGTCTACTCCCAGGCCCGGGCCCACCACCCCAGCATCTGGTCACTCACCGGTCCGGGACTCCAAACCGTTCTGACCTGGCCCCAATTCCAGGGACGCCGCCCCTATCGGGCCGGCGCCGCCATCTCAGCCATGCGCAGCAGCCACACGCTGACCGTGACCCGGACCGCGCTCGCCTTCCTCAACGACGCCCACGCTCGTGGCGATGAGTTCGGGGCGATGGACTGGATGACAGAGGTTGCGCACCCGATCCGGGACGGTTCGGCGGGCGGGGAACGCGCGCTGATCGCTGACGCACTGCTGCGGTACACACGCACCTCACCGACACGGGCCCTGCTGCGCGCCTTCGTCGAAGTCGACCGCGCGACGGAGTCATCCGAGCGGCTCGCATCCAAGGTCATCACCTACGCCCGGTTCCACAGCCATGTCCCTGTTGCCGGCCGGCGGGGAGCCGGCGGCGACCCGACGGGTCTTCGTCCGTGGCAGCGCAGCTATGCGGTCTTCCCGAGGCTGCTGTTCGTACTGACCGGTGCCGGCCCGCGGGCGCTCGCGCAGCGGGTAGCGGATCTGCGGGCGATGGTGTGCGAGCACCCACTGACCGAGCAGTTCGCGGAAGAGGTGGCGGTGGGCGCGGCGGTGCTGGAGGAGATGGAGGAACGCGGGCCCTCGGCTGCGGTGTGGTGGCCGCTGGACGGTAGGCCCGGTCGCTGCAGCTGGATGGAGCTGTGA
- a CDS encoding DUF3159 domain-containing protein yields the protein MPSHDRPTTDPRPTTGADAPAPAAPGADADGRAVTEQALFEAFGGIRGTVETILPGLLFVAIYTVSKDLHVSAIAALAVSLVLTAVRLVRRDTLKHAFSGVFGVAFGVVFAMMTGNAKDFYLPSMLYTLGLALAYIVTTLAGVPLLGLILGPVFKENLSWRTRNPGRKKAYAKSSWAWGLILLAKCAILFPLYWWANTAQLGWVLVALKLPPFLLALWLTWVFLTKAPPPIDVFAEMEAEEEREKAQRAAAERRSAEGEVLDAVADDLGQGLAAEVAQRPQGPRHRR from the coding sequence GTGCCGTCTCACGACCGACCGACCACCGACCCACGACCGACCACCGGCGCGGATGCCCCCGCGCCCGCCGCCCCGGGCGCCGACGCCGACGGCAGAGCCGTCACCGAACAGGCGCTCTTCGAGGCCTTCGGCGGCATCCGCGGCACGGTGGAGACCATCCTCCCCGGCCTGCTGTTCGTCGCGATCTACACGGTCAGCAAGGACCTGCACGTCTCGGCGATCGCCGCCCTGGCCGTCTCCTTGGTGCTCACCGCCGTCCGCCTGGTGCGCCGGGACACCCTCAAGCACGCCTTCAGCGGCGTCTTCGGCGTGGCCTTCGGCGTGGTCTTCGCGATGATGACCGGCAATGCCAAGGACTTCTACCTGCCGAGCATGCTCTACACCCTCGGCCTGGCCCTGGCGTACATCGTCACCACGCTCGCCGGTGTCCCGCTGCTCGGCCTGATCCTGGGCCCGGTCTTCAAGGAGAACCTCTCCTGGCGCACCCGTAACCCCGGCCGCAAGAAGGCCTACGCCAAGTCCAGCTGGGCCTGGGGCCTGATCCTGCTGGCGAAGTGCGCGATCCTCTTCCCCCTGTACTGGTGGGCGAACACCGCGCAGCTCGGCTGGGTGCTGGTGGCGCTCAAGCTGCCGCCGTTCCTGCTCGCGCTGTGGCTGACCTGGGTGTTCCTGACGAAGGCGCCGCCGCCGATCGATGTCTTCGCGGAGATGGAGGCCGAGGAGGAGCGGGAGAAGGCGCAGCGGGCGGCCGCGGAGCGCCGAAGCGCCGAGGGGGAGGTCCTGGACGCGGTCGCCGACGATCTCGGTCAGGGCCTCGCCGCCGAGGTCGCGCAGCGCCCGCAGGGGCCGCGCCACCGCCGCTGA
- a CDS encoding class I SAM-dependent RNA methyltransferase produces the protein MQTEPKTSLVGEEYEVEVGPVAHGGHCIARTPEGQVLFVRHTLPGERVVARVTHGEEGARFLRADAVEILSASKDRVEAPCPFSGPGKCGGCDWQHAAPGAQRRLKGQVIAEQLQRLAGLTPEHAHWDGTVEPAPGDKVAKGEVPAWRTRVQYAVDADGHVGLRKHRSHDVEPVTHCMIAAPGVSELGVEQRDWPTIATIEAIAATGSHDRQVILTPKPGGRLPIVELDKPVSVLRIGEKDEQVHRVHGRPFVRERAAGRTWRVGNGGFWQVHPKAADLLVEAVMQGLMPKKGDMALDLYCGVGLFAGALAERVGDKGAVLGIESGKRAVEDARHNLADLDRVRIEHGKVESILPRTGITDVDLVVLDPPRAGAGHKTVTHLASLTPRRIAYVACDPAALARDLKYFGEAGYVPRRMRAFDLFPVTHHVECVAILERAAKQS, from the coding sequence ATGCAGACAGAACCGAAGACGTCGCTGGTCGGCGAGGAGTACGAGGTCGAGGTCGGCCCGGTCGCCCACGGCGGCCACTGCATCGCCCGTACGCCGGAGGGCCAGGTCCTCTTCGTACGCCACACCCTCCCCGGGGAGCGAGTCGTCGCCCGCGTCACCCACGGCGAGGAGGGCGCCCGCTTCCTGCGCGCCGACGCGGTGGAGATCCTCTCTGCCTCCAAGGACCGCGTCGAGGCGCCCTGCCCCTTCTCCGGCCCCGGCAAATGCGGCGGCTGCGACTGGCAGCACGCCGCGCCCGGTGCCCAGCGCCGGCTCAAGGGCCAGGTCATCGCCGAACAGCTCCAGCGGCTGGCCGGCCTGACGCCCGAGCACGCCCACTGGGACGGCACCGTCGAGCCCGCCCCCGGCGACAAGGTCGCCAAGGGCGAGGTCCCGGCCTGGCGCACCCGCGTCCAGTACGCCGTCGACGCCGACGGCCACGTCGGCCTGCGCAAGCACCGCTCCCACGACGTCGAGCCCGTCACCCACTGCATGATCGCGGCCCCCGGCGTCAGCGAACTGGGCGTCGAGCAGCGCGACTGGCCCACCATCGCCACCATCGAGGCGATCGCCGCCACCGGCTCGCACGACCGCCAGGTCATCCTCACGCCGAAGCCCGGCGGCCGCCTCCCGATCGTCGAGCTCGACAAGCCCGTCTCCGTCCTGCGCATCGGCGAGAAGGACGAACAGGTCCACCGCGTCCACGGCCGCCCCTTCGTCCGCGAACGCGCCGCCGGCCGCACCTGGCGGGTCGGCAACGGCGGCTTCTGGCAGGTCCACCCGAAGGCCGCCGACCTCCTCGTCGAGGCCGTCATGCAGGGCCTGATGCCGAAGAAGGGCGATATGGCCCTCGATCTCTACTGCGGCGTCGGCCTGTTCGCCGGCGCCCTCGCCGAACGCGTCGGCGACAAGGGCGCCGTCCTCGGCATCGAGTCCGGCAAGCGCGCCGTCGAGGACGCCCGCCACAACCTCGCCGACCTCGACCGCGTCCGCATCGAACACGGCAAGGTCGAGTCGATCCTCCCCCGCACCGGCATCACCGACGTCGACCTCGTCGTCCTCGACCCACCCCGCGCCGGCGCCGGCCACAAGACCGTCACCCACCTCGCCTCCCTCACCCCCCGCCGCATCGCCTACGTCGCCTGCGACCCGGCCGCCCTCGCCCGCGACCTGAAGTACTTCGGCGAGGCGGGGTATGTGCCGCGGCGGATGCGGGCGTTTGATTTGTTTCCTGTGACGCATCATGTGGAGTGCGTGGCGATCCTCGAACGCGCCGCGAAGCAATCCTGA
- a CDS encoding APC family permease, giving the protein MSKLTDVPKRILIGRALRSDKLGETLLPKRIALPVFASDPLSSVAYAPGEVLLVLSIAGASAYSFSPWIAVAVVVLMFTVVASYRQNVHAYPSGGGDYEVATTNLGPKAGLTVASALLVDYVLTVAVSIASGIENLGSAIPFVVEHKTLCAVAVIVLLTLMNLRGVKESGKLFAIPTYVFVAGVFIMIAWGAFRGLVMGDTMKAPTADYTIHAEQGGLAGFALLFLLLRAFSSGCAALTGVEAISNGVPAFRKPKSKNAATTLALMGGFAVTMFCGIIALAMTTHVKMAETPAKDLLDHGKPLGPGYTQNPVISQVAEAVFGNGSFLFVVLAAATALVLFLAANTAYNGFPLLGSILAQDRYLPRQLHTRGDRLAFSNGIVVLAGAAAVLTYIYGADSTRLIQLYIVGVFVSFTLSQVGMVRHWNRHLRTEQDPAARRRMQRSRAINAFGASLTGLVLVVVLLTKFTHGAWVAVLGMGVFFVTMSAIRRHYDSVAEEIAPDDSPDDDVVAPSRVHSIVLVSKLHKPTLRALNYAKLMRSDTLEAVSVDVDQADTKALREEWDRRGIEVPLKVLASPYREITRPFIDHVKSLRRESPRDVVSVFIPEYVVGHWYEHLLHNQSALRLKGRLLFTAGVMVTSVPWQLDSSEAARRRARKRAEWNAPGAVRRGPVTAQPKKERKKEKAAAVEE; this is encoded by the coding sequence GTGTCCAAACTGACCGACGTGCCCAAACGGATCCTGATCGGGCGCGCACTGCGCAGCGACAAGCTCGGCGAGACCCTGCTCCCCAAGCGCATCGCACTCCCCGTCTTCGCCTCCGACCCGCTCTCCTCCGTGGCCTACGCGCCGGGCGAGGTGCTGCTCGTCCTGTCCATCGCAGGTGCGAGCGCGTACAGCTTCAGCCCGTGGATCGCCGTCGCGGTCGTGGTGCTGATGTTCACCGTGGTGGCGTCGTACCGGCAGAATGTGCACGCCTATCCGAGCGGCGGCGGCGACTACGAGGTGGCCACCACCAACCTCGGTCCCAAGGCCGGCCTGACCGTCGCCAGCGCCCTGCTGGTCGACTATGTGCTGACCGTCGCGGTCTCCATCGCCTCCGGCATCGAGAACCTGGGCTCCGCGATCCCCTTCGTCGTCGAGCACAAGACCCTCTGCGCGGTCGCCGTCATCGTCCTGCTGACGCTGATGAACCTGCGCGGGGTCAAGGAATCGGGCAAGCTCTTCGCGATCCCGACCTATGTCTTCGTCGCCGGCGTCTTCATCATGATCGCCTGGGGCGCCTTCCGCGGCCTGGTCATGGGCGACACCATGAAGGCCCCCACCGCCGACTACACCATCCACGCCGAACAGGGCGGCCTGGCCGGCTTCGCCCTGCTCTTCCTCCTCCTGCGCGCCTTCTCCTCCGGCTGCGCGGCGCTCACCGGCGTCGAGGCGATCTCCAACGGCGTGCCCGCCTTCCGCAAGCCGAAGTCGAAGAACGCCGCCACCACGCTGGCCCTGATGGGCGGCTTCGCGGTCACCATGTTCTGCGGCATCATCGCGCTGGCCATGACGACCCACGTCAAGATGGCGGAGACCCCGGCCAAGGACCTCCTCGACCACGGCAAGCCGCTCGGCCCGGGCTACACCCAGAACCCGGTCATCTCCCAGGTCGCCGAGGCGGTGTTCGGCAACGGCTCGTTCCTCTTCGTCGTCCTGGCCGCCGCCACCGCCCTGGTCCTCTTCCTCGCCGCGAACACCGCCTACAACGGCTTCCCGCTGCTCGGCTCGATCCTCGCCCAGGACCGCTATCTGCCGCGCCAGCTGCACACCCGCGGCGACCGCCTGGCCTTCTCCAACGGCATCGTCGTCCTGGCCGGCGCCGCCGCCGTCCTGACCTACATCTACGGCGCGGACTCCACCCGCCTGATCCAGCTCTACATCGTCGGCGTCTTCGTCTCCTTCACGCTCAGCCAGGTCGGCATGGTCCGCCACTGGAACCGCCATCTGCGGACCGAGCAGGACCCGGCCGCCCGCCGCCGCATGCAGCGCTCGCGCGCCATCAACGCCTTCGGCGCCAGCCTCACCGGCCTGGTGCTCGTCGTCGTCCTGCTGACCAAGTTCACCCACGGCGCCTGGGTGGCCGTGCTCGGCATGGGCGTCTTCTTCGTCACCATGAGCGCGATACGCCGCCACTACGACAGCGTCGCCGAGGAGATCGCGCCCGACGACAGCCCCGACGACGACGTGGTGGCCCCCTCCCGCGTGCACTCCATCGTCCTGGTCTCCAAGCTCCACAAGCCCACCCTGCGCGCCCTGAACTACGCCAAGCTGATGCGCTCGGACACCCTCGAAGCCGTCAGCGTCGACGTCGACCAGGCCGACACCAAGGCGCTGCGCGAGGAATGGGACCGCCGCGGCATCGAGGTCCCCCTCAAGGTCCTCGCCTCCCCCTACCGCGAGATCACCCGCCCGTTCATCGACCACGTCAAATCGCTGCGCCGGGAGAGCCCGCGCGATGTCGTCTCCGTCTTCATCCCCGAATACGTCGTCGGCCACTGGTACGAGCACCTCCTGCACAACCAGAGCGCCCTGCGCCTCAAGGGCCGCCTCCTGTTCACCGCCGGCGTGATGGTCACCTCGGTCCCCTGGCAGCTGGACTCCTCCGAGGCCGCCCGCCGGCGCGCCCGCAAGCGCGCCGAGTGGAACGCCCCCGGGGCGGTACGGCGCGGACCGGTCACGGCGCAGCCGAAGAAGGAGCGCAAGAAGGAGAAGGCGGCGGCCGTCGAGGAGTAG
- a CDS encoding potassium channel family protein: MHIVIMGCGRVGSALAQTLESQGHTIAVVDQDPTAFRRLGSAFGGRRVTGVGFDQDTLREAGIEEAGAFAAVSSGDNSNIIAARVAREMFGVENVAARIYDPRRAEVYQRLGIPTVATVRWTADQMLRRLLPSGSEPLWRDPSGGVQLAEVAASSAWVGHKISKLQDETGVRVAFLTRLGEAMLPTSQTVLQEGDLVHVMMRTDEVEKVEAAFAAGPEEAHA, translated from the coding sequence ATGCACATCGTCATCATGGGGTGCGGCCGGGTGGGCTCCGCGCTCGCGCAGACCCTGGAGAGCCAGGGCCACACCATTGCGGTGGTCGACCAGGACCCCACCGCCTTCCGCCGCCTGGGCTCGGCCTTCGGCGGCCGCCGCGTGACCGGCGTCGGCTTCGACCAGGACACGCTGCGGGAGGCCGGTATCGAGGAGGCGGGCGCCTTCGCCGCCGTCTCCAGCGGCGACAACTCCAACATCATCGCCGCCCGGGTGGCCCGCGAGATGTTCGGCGTCGAGAACGTCGCGGCAAGGATCTACGACCCGCGCCGCGCCGAGGTGTACCAGCGCCTGGGTATCCCCACCGTCGCCACCGTCCGCTGGACGGCCGACCAGATGCTGCGCCGGCTGCTGCCGTCGGGCTCCGAGCCGCTGTGGCGCGACCCCAGCGGCGGCGTCCAGCTCGCCGAGGTGGCCGCCTCCTCGGCCTGGGTCGGCCACAAGATCAGCAAGCTCCAGGACGAGACCGGCGTCCGCGTCGCCTTCCTCACCCGGCTGGGCGAGGCGATGCTGCCGACCTCGCAGACGGTGTTGCAGGAAGGCGATCTGGTGCACGTCATGATGCGCACCGACGAGGTCGAGAAGGTCGAGGCGGCGTTCGCCGCCGGTCCCGAGGAGGCGCACGCATGA
- a CDS encoding OB-fold nucleic acid binding domain-containing protein: MSAGTRSEKPAGRFRRMLERLSSSEEELQSAELRKDAQDTGCTRICDCDDRQIVKVTGTLRHVTLRPRAGVPALEAELFDGSAALDVVWLGRRSIVGIEPGRKLIASGRVSMSHGRRVLFNPKYELRPLGQE, from the coding sequence ATGAGTGCTGGGACCCGATCCGAGAAGCCGGCCGGTCGTTTCCGCCGGATGCTCGAGCGGCTGTCGTCCTCCGAGGAGGAGCTGCAGAGCGCCGAGCTGCGGAAGGATGCGCAGGACACGGGCTGTACCCGTATCTGCGACTGCGACGACCGCCAGATAGTCAAGGTCACCGGCACCCTGCGGCATGTCACGCTGCGGCCGCGCGCCGGTGTGCCCGCGCTGGAGGCGGAGCTGTTCGACGGTTCCGCCGCCCTCGACGTGGTGTGGCTGGGCCGCCGCTCCATCGTCGGGATAGAGCCGGGCCGTAAGCTCATCGCCTCGGGCCGGGTCTCCATGAGTCACGGACGCCGGGTGCTCTTCAACCCGAAGTACGAACTCCGACCGCTCGGACAGGAGTAG